In Bombus fervidus isolate BK054 chromosome 13, iyBomFerv1, whole genome shotgun sequence, a single genomic region encodes these proteins:
- the LOC139993580 gene encoding uncharacterized protein isoform X1, whose protein sequence is MEKIELLGGACFSHGPYTFYKAVRIGNGRVLRLGSFFLTKLWSDADLVSIGELQLLWMDSRGPNQPLASLRLYFLPENTPDGRRDTHGEVRGVFISILPFAGLCLDNRDEVLTISEKVVVRVHDLVTWLSPTLEWSWGREVSYPPTPTSSPANSPLRYEIPQPQVLTDPGIDFSDVDKQQKEYESNHNTRKSDCISQTKVVVLSYPRYCRYRALLRRLEGAEPSWLCSSIAAALGGFTATPGTRVLFCRDTFDYPDLETHELLCNHLAPKLKGRPRRKRKKRSASPGESSNESEASVASTSKSAPASSNVVVPSVGRPPSSVVRRSERKTTAEEKKFLTDVQNFMNSRGTPVGKMPLLGYRQIDLFLFYTKVQLLGGYDSVSAGRLWKNIYDDIGGNTGSTSAATITRRHYERLLLPYERYQRGEEAKVRLTPGRRSKSSSVSEESEDNKQETNDSYPSETPPPVETNVTATTPPLQSIVSSAAPFLSSEKPKTETGKTSSLRSVRVKQERLKSLNTMIANSTPSPSQQTSQLPSPPPSSNTSISTPSSTPSTTPTNGTGNQSVLERQLNSPLISQQVPPSCSPPGLPVTTVVTNASTVVTLTPPPEKDMKEIKLDPKQTTLLAQGKENIPLFGEKSIFAEKTIVPPRSPEVIDLETESDTSRDKIIIPSFKKRKLEILREGGLEVTAVDLDTRPSVIQSNPPAPATMKSEEKPPISYPLPVTPNSIPKLISVTVTPDIGHMLSSPQEHQHHHHHQARLQTPTKQHPAHHNNNNNIMMNNNNMVNSRVINLGTSNNAALLQLYANANVPPPASSGLHQANHRFVPPIVPNGRIFPPKVTQSKSIFAHNEKMVYGDPKEIPIPPKYRSTLHRLQPHQIHNNNDPVYGGVLDLTQKSNKPVFPRPSLEIVKVPVVPRPNPLNLEMRNSSIKEKPTDCSKRSTFPGYQNVLDSRTMASNNLEITIVNPKQKNNHLSTPTHVRVSSPSRNSAIPVQRRQHLNGKYTTRSEPVSPYTPRKPSHPVIPNVPNLNHLNSGNYPRMATIQQQNTIDRRKNVEMSGGKEQHQHQQHSLQHQHHHQHQHMHQQHQQQQRRISEGDKSLIAQQQQQQQQHQPQEPRQTEAGRRHSVPSIPSGYVPTVPQNNPAFFPQLPNTPGKFLPILDPMYYSAFYNGLFPPPIPPTAATSFLPPEFSAYYKELLASSQPRLGMAGQHQPAAPTSK, encoded by the exons GACGAAGTGCTGACGATATCGGAAAAGGTGGTCGTGCGGGTTCACGATCTGGTCACCTGGTTATCGCCTACGTTGGAATGGTCGTGGGGTCGCGAGGTGTCTTATCCACCGACCCCGACGTCATCTCCGGCGAACAGTCCGCTAAGGTATGAGATACCACAACCTCAGGTGCTCACCGATCCTGGCATCGATTTCTCAGACGTCGATAAGCAACAGAAGGAATACGAAAGCAATCACAACACAAGGAAATCGGATTGTATTTCTCAAACGAAAGTGGTCGTGCTCTCGTACCCCAGGTACTGTCGATATCGAGCACTGTTGCGTAGGCTCGAAGGTGCCGAACCGTCCTGGCTTTGCTCGTCCATAGCAGCTGCACTAGGTGGATTCACCGCCACACCAGGTACGAGGGTACTCTTCTGCAGAGATACCTTCGACTACCCGGACCTTGAAACTCATGAGCTCCTCTGCAATCACCTAG cgCCGAAATTAAAAGGAAGACCGAGAAGGAAGCGTAAAAAGCGTAGCGCATCTCCGGGCGAATCGAGCAACGAGAGTGAGGCATCCGTGGCGTCTACCTCGAAGAGTGCCCCAGCGAGTTCGAACGTGGTGGTACCAAGCGTTGGAAGGCCGCCTTCGTCGGTGGTACGACGAAGCGAGCGGAAGACCACCGCCGAGGAAAAGAAATTCCTAACGGATGTGCAGAATTTCATGAACTCGCGGGGTACGCCTGTCGGAAAGATGCCACTGCTGGGCTACAGGCAGA TTGATCTCTTCCTGTTTTATACGAAAGTACAATTGCTCGGTGGCTACGATTCCGTCAGTGCTGGTCGACTCTGGAAGAACATTTACGACGACATAGGTGGTAATACAGGATCCACCAGCGCTGCGACCATCACTCGACGACATTACGAAAG GTTGCTGTTACCCTACGAGAGGTAtcaaagaggagaagaagcgAAAGTTAGACTGACACCCGGAAGGCGAAGTAAGAGTAGCAGCGTGTCCGAAGAGTCCGAAGATAATAAGCAAGAGACGAACGATTCATATCCATCGGAAACGCCTCCCCCTGTAGAAACGAATGTTACTGCTACAACTCCTCCCCTTCAATCAATTGTATCGTCGGCAGCA CCGTTCCTTTCGAGCGAAAAACCGAAGACGGAGACTGGCAAGACATCGTCTCTGCGTAGCGTAAGAGTGAAACAAGAACGcttgaaatcgttaaatactATGATTGCCAATAGTACGCCATCGCCCAGCCAGCAAACAAGCCAACTACCAAGTCCACCACCTTCTTCTAATACGTCAATTTCAACGCCGAGTAGTACACCATCTACGACACCCACGAATGGTACTGGAAATCAAAGTGTATTAGAGAGGCAGCTCAACAGTCCTCTAATATCGCAACAAGTTCCACCGTCGTGTTCACCACCGGGTCTTCCGGTAACTACAGTGGTAACGAATGCTTCTACGGTGGTAACGTTAACACCACCACCGGAGAAGGATATGAAAGAAATCAAACTAGATCCTAAACAAACCACCCTGTTGGCTCAGGGTAAGGAGAACATACCGTTGTTCGGCGAGAAGTCAATTTTCGCGGAGAAGACGATAGTGCCTCCTAGATCACCAGAAGTGATTGACCTTGAAACGGAGAGTGACACGAGTAGGGATAAGATAATCATTCCCAGTTTTAAGAAACGTAAATTGGAAATACTTCGCGAGGGTGGTCTTGAAGTTACTGCCGTTGACTTGGATACGCGACCCAGCGTGATTCAAAGTAATCCTCCTGCGCCAGCAACAATGAAATCCGAAGAAAAACCGCCAATATCGTATCCTCTTCCAGTCACACCTAATTCCATTCCTAAGTTGATTTCCGTCACCGTAACGCCGGATATAGGGCATATGTTATCGTCTCCTCAAGAGCATCaacatcatcatcatcatcaagCACGATTACAAACGCCGACCAAGCAACATCCCGCTCAtcacaataacaataataatattatgatgaataataataatatggtGAACAGCCGCGTAATAAATCTTGGTACTTCTAATAACGCCGCGTTGCTACAATTGTACGCGAATGCTAATGTTCCGCCACCAGCGTCGTCAGGGTTGCATCAAGCAAATCATCGTTTCGTACCGCCAATTGTTCCTAACGGTAGGATATTTCCGCCCAAGGTGACACAGTCAAAGTCGATATTCGCACACAACGAAAAAATGGTTTACGGAGATCCGAAAGAGATTCCTATCCCTCCAAAGTATCGTTCCACGTTGCATCGTTTGCAGCCGCATCAGATACACAATAATAACGACCCTGTGTACGGCGGGGTCCTCGACTTAACGCAAAAATCGAACAAGCCGGTGTTCCCGAGGCCGAGCTTAGAAATAGTGAAAGTACCTGTAGTGCCGAGGCCTAATCCATTAAACTTGGAGATGAGGAACTCGTCGATTAAAGAGAAACCAACAGATTGTTCGAAACGAAGTACCTTCCCTGGTTACCAGAACGTACTCGACAGTCGAACGATGGCTTCGAATAACTTAGAAATTACGATCGTAAACCCTAAGCAAAAAAATAATCACTTAAGTACACCGACGCATGTCCGGGTATCGAGTCCATCTAGAAATAGCGCGATACCTGTGCAAAGAAGGCAACACCTGAACGGCAAGTACACGACGAGGAGCGAACCAGTTTCACCGTACACACCTAGGAAGCCGAGTCATCCTGTTATACCGAATGTACCTAATCTAAATCACCTGAATAGTGGAAATTATCCTAGAATGGCAACGATTCAGCAACAGAATACGATCGATAGGAGAAAAAACGTAGAAATGAGCGGTGGTAAGGAGCAGCATCAGCATCAGCAGCATTCACTTCAACATCAGCATCATCACCAGCACCAACATATGCATCAACAACATCAACAGCAACAACGTCGAATCAGCGAGGGCGATAAATCGTTAATCGctcaacaacaacagcaacaacaacaacaccAGCCACAGGAACCGAGGCAAACCGAAGCTGGAAGACGACACAGTGTTCCGAGCATACCTTCTGGTTATGTACCTACGGTACCGCAAAACAATCCAGCTTTCTTTCCACAACTGCCAAACACGCCCGGCAAGTTCCTACCGATTTTAGACCCCATGTACTATTCCGCATTCTATAATGGTTTATTTCCCCCGCCGATTCCGCCCACGGCTGCCACGTCGTTTTTACCGCCGGAATTTAGTGCGTACTACAAAGAATTACTTGCTTCCTCGCAACCAAGACTGGGGATGGCGGGGCAGCATCAGCCAGCTGCTCCAACGTCTAAGTAG
- the LOC139993580 gene encoding uncharacterized protein isoform X2 gives MKLLGGACFSHGPYTFYKAVRIGNGRVLRLGSFFLTKLWSDADLVSIGELQLLWMDSRGPNQPLASLRLYFLPENTPDGRRDTHGEVRGVFISILPFAGLCLDNRDEVLTISEKVVVRVHDLVTWLSPTLEWSWGREVSYPPTPTSSPANSPLRYEIPQPQVLTDPGIDFSDVDKQQKEYESNHNTRKSDCISQTKVVVLSYPRYCRYRALLRRLEGAEPSWLCSSIAAALGGFTATPGTRVLFCRDTFDYPDLETHELLCNHLAPKLKGRPRRKRKKRSASPGESSNESEASVASTSKSAPASSNVVVPSVGRPPSSVVRRSERKTTAEEKKFLTDVQNFMNSRGTPVGKMPLLGYRQIDLFLFYTKVQLLGGYDSVSAGRLWKNIYDDIGGNTGSTSAATITRRHYERLLLPYERYQRGEEAKVRLTPGRRSKSSSVSEESEDNKQETNDSYPSETPPPVETNVTATTPPLQSIVSSAAPFLSSEKPKTETGKTSSLRSVRVKQERLKSLNTMIANSTPSPSQQTSQLPSPPPSSNTSISTPSSTPSTTPTNGTGNQSVLERQLNSPLISQQVPPSCSPPGLPVTTVVTNASTVVTLTPPPEKDMKEIKLDPKQTTLLAQGKENIPLFGEKSIFAEKTIVPPRSPEVIDLETESDTSRDKIIIPSFKKRKLEILREGGLEVTAVDLDTRPSVIQSNPPAPATMKSEEKPPISYPLPVTPNSIPKLISVTVTPDIGHMLSSPQEHQHHHHHQARLQTPTKQHPAHHNNNNNIMMNNNNMVNSRVINLGTSNNAALLQLYANANVPPPASSGLHQANHRFVPPIVPNGRIFPPKVTQSKSIFAHNEKMVYGDPKEIPIPPKYRSTLHRLQPHQIHNNNDPVYGGVLDLTQKSNKPVFPRPSLEIVKVPVVPRPNPLNLEMRNSSIKEKPTDCSKRSTFPGYQNVLDSRTMASNNLEITIVNPKQKNNHLSTPTHVRVSSPSRNSAIPVQRRQHLNGKYTTRSEPVSPYTPRKPSHPVIPNVPNLNHLNSGNYPRMATIQQQNTIDRRKNVEMSGGKEQHQHQQHSLQHQHHHQHQHMHQQHQQQQRRISEGDKSLIAQQQQQQQQHQPQEPRQTEAGRRHSVPSIPSGYVPTVPQNNPAFFPQLPNTPGKFLPILDPMYYSAFYNGLFPPPIPPTAATSFLPPEFSAYYKELLASSQPRLGMAGQHQPAAPTSK, from the exons GACGAAGTGCTGACGATATCGGAAAAGGTGGTCGTGCGGGTTCACGATCTGGTCACCTGGTTATCGCCTACGTTGGAATGGTCGTGGGGTCGCGAGGTGTCTTATCCACCGACCCCGACGTCATCTCCGGCGAACAGTCCGCTAAGGTATGAGATACCACAACCTCAGGTGCTCACCGATCCTGGCATCGATTTCTCAGACGTCGATAAGCAACAGAAGGAATACGAAAGCAATCACAACACAAGGAAATCGGATTGTATTTCTCAAACGAAAGTGGTCGTGCTCTCGTACCCCAGGTACTGTCGATATCGAGCACTGTTGCGTAGGCTCGAAGGTGCCGAACCGTCCTGGCTTTGCTCGTCCATAGCAGCTGCACTAGGTGGATTCACCGCCACACCAGGTACGAGGGTACTCTTCTGCAGAGATACCTTCGACTACCCGGACCTTGAAACTCATGAGCTCCTCTGCAATCACCTAG cgCCGAAATTAAAAGGAAGACCGAGAAGGAAGCGTAAAAAGCGTAGCGCATCTCCGGGCGAATCGAGCAACGAGAGTGAGGCATCCGTGGCGTCTACCTCGAAGAGTGCCCCAGCGAGTTCGAACGTGGTGGTACCAAGCGTTGGAAGGCCGCCTTCGTCGGTGGTACGACGAAGCGAGCGGAAGACCACCGCCGAGGAAAAGAAATTCCTAACGGATGTGCAGAATTTCATGAACTCGCGGGGTACGCCTGTCGGAAAGATGCCACTGCTGGGCTACAGGCAGA TTGATCTCTTCCTGTTTTATACGAAAGTACAATTGCTCGGTGGCTACGATTCCGTCAGTGCTGGTCGACTCTGGAAGAACATTTACGACGACATAGGTGGTAATACAGGATCCACCAGCGCTGCGACCATCACTCGACGACATTACGAAAG GTTGCTGTTACCCTACGAGAGGTAtcaaagaggagaagaagcgAAAGTTAGACTGACACCCGGAAGGCGAAGTAAGAGTAGCAGCGTGTCCGAAGAGTCCGAAGATAATAAGCAAGAGACGAACGATTCATATCCATCGGAAACGCCTCCCCCTGTAGAAACGAATGTTACTGCTACAACTCCTCCCCTTCAATCAATTGTATCGTCGGCAGCA CCGTTCCTTTCGAGCGAAAAACCGAAGACGGAGACTGGCAAGACATCGTCTCTGCGTAGCGTAAGAGTGAAACAAGAACGcttgaaatcgttaaatactATGATTGCCAATAGTACGCCATCGCCCAGCCAGCAAACAAGCCAACTACCAAGTCCACCACCTTCTTCTAATACGTCAATTTCAACGCCGAGTAGTACACCATCTACGACACCCACGAATGGTACTGGAAATCAAAGTGTATTAGAGAGGCAGCTCAACAGTCCTCTAATATCGCAACAAGTTCCACCGTCGTGTTCACCACCGGGTCTTCCGGTAACTACAGTGGTAACGAATGCTTCTACGGTGGTAACGTTAACACCACCACCGGAGAAGGATATGAAAGAAATCAAACTAGATCCTAAACAAACCACCCTGTTGGCTCAGGGTAAGGAGAACATACCGTTGTTCGGCGAGAAGTCAATTTTCGCGGAGAAGACGATAGTGCCTCCTAGATCACCAGAAGTGATTGACCTTGAAACGGAGAGTGACACGAGTAGGGATAAGATAATCATTCCCAGTTTTAAGAAACGTAAATTGGAAATACTTCGCGAGGGTGGTCTTGAAGTTACTGCCGTTGACTTGGATACGCGACCCAGCGTGATTCAAAGTAATCCTCCTGCGCCAGCAACAATGAAATCCGAAGAAAAACCGCCAATATCGTATCCTCTTCCAGTCACACCTAATTCCATTCCTAAGTTGATTTCCGTCACCGTAACGCCGGATATAGGGCATATGTTATCGTCTCCTCAAGAGCATCaacatcatcatcatcatcaagCACGATTACAAACGCCGACCAAGCAACATCCCGCTCAtcacaataacaataataatattatgatgaataataataatatggtGAACAGCCGCGTAATAAATCTTGGTACTTCTAATAACGCCGCGTTGCTACAATTGTACGCGAATGCTAATGTTCCGCCACCAGCGTCGTCAGGGTTGCATCAAGCAAATCATCGTTTCGTACCGCCAATTGTTCCTAACGGTAGGATATTTCCGCCCAAGGTGACACAGTCAAAGTCGATATTCGCACACAACGAAAAAATGGTTTACGGAGATCCGAAAGAGATTCCTATCCCTCCAAAGTATCGTTCCACGTTGCATCGTTTGCAGCCGCATCAGATACACAATAATAACGACCCTGTGTACGGCGGGGTCCTCGACTTAACGCAAAAATCGAACAAGCCGGTGTTCCCGAGGCCGAGCTTAGAAATAGTGAAAGTACCTGTAGTGCCGAGGCCTAATCCATTAAACTTGGAGATGAGGAACTCGTCGATTAAAGAGAAACCAACAGATTGTTCGAAACGAAGTACCTTCCCTGGTTACCAGAACGTACTCGACAGTCGAACGATGGCTTCGAATAACTTAGAAATTACGATCGTAAACCCTAAGCAAAAAAATAATCACTTAAGTACACCGACGCATGTCCGGGTATCGAGTCCATCTAGAAATAGCGCGATACCTGTGCAAAGAAGGCAACACCTGAACGGCAAGTACACGACGAGGAGCGAACCAGTTTCACCGTACACACCTAGGAAGCCGAGTCATCCTGTTATACCGAATGTACCTAATCTAAATCACCTGAATAGTGGAAATTATCCTAGAATGGCAACGATTCAGCAACAGAATACGATCGATAGGAGAAAAAACGTAGAAATGAGCGGTGGTAAGGAGCAGCATCAGCATCAGCAGCATTCACTTCAACATCAGCATCATCACCAGCACCAACATATGCATCAACAACATCAACAGCAACAACGTCGAATCAGCGAGGGCGATAAATCGTTAATCGctcaacaacaacagcaacaacaacaacaccAGCCACAGGAACCGAGGCAAACCGAAGCTGGAAGACGACACAGTGTTCCGAGCATACCTTCTGGTTATGTACCTACGGTACCGCAAAACAATCCAGCTTTCTTTCCACAACTGCCAAACACGCCCGGCAAGTTCCTACCGATTTTAGACCCCATGTACTATTCCGCATTCTATAATGGTTTATTTCCCCCGCCGATTCCGCCCACGGCTGCCACGTCGTTTTTACCGCCGGAATTTAGTGCGTACTACAAAGAATTACTTGCTTCCTCGCAACCAAGACTGGGGATGGCGGGGCAGCATCAGCCAGCTGCTCCAACGTCTAAGTAG
- the LOC139993580 gene encoding uncharacterized protein isoform X4, producing the protein MDSRGPNQPLASLRLYFLPENTPDGRRDTHGEVRGVFISILPFAGLCLDNRDEVLTISEKVVVRVHDLVTWLSPTLEWSWGREVSYPPTPTSSPANSPLRYEIPQPQVLTDPGIDFSDVDKQQKEYESNHNTRKSDCISQTKVVVLSYPRYCRYRALLRRLEGAEPSWLCSSIAAALGGFTATPGTRVLFCRDTFDYPDLETHELLCNHLAPKLKGRPRRKRKKRSASPGESSNESEASVASTSKSAPASSNVVVPSVGRPPSSVVRRSERKTTAEEKKFLTDVQNFMNSRGTPVGKMPLLGYRQIDLFLFYTKVQLLGGYDSVSAGRLWKNIYDDIGGNTGSTSAATITRRHYERLLLPYERYQRGEEAKVRLTPGRRSKSSSVSEESEDNKQETNDSYPSETPPPVETNVTATTPPLQSIVSSAAPFLSSEKPKTETGKTSSLRSVRVKQERLKSLNTMIANSTPSPSQQTSQLPSPPPSSNTSISTPSSTPSTTPTNGTGNQSVLERQLNSPLISQQVPPSCSPPGLPVTTVVTNASTVVTLTPPPEKDMKEIKLDPKQTTLLAQGKENIPLFGEKSIFAEKTIVPPRSPEVIDLETESDTSRDKIIIPSFKKRKLEILREGGLEVTAVDLDTRPSVIQSNPPAPATMKSEEKPPISYPLPVTPNSIPKLISVTVTPDIGHMLSSPQEHQHHHHHQARLQTPTKQHPAHHNNNNNIMMNNNNMVNSRVINLGTSNNAALLQLYANANVPPPASSGLHQANHRFVPPIVPNGRIFPPKVTQSKSIFAHNEKMVYGDPKEIPIPPKYRSTLHRLQPHQIHNNNDPVYGGVLDLTQKSNKPVFPRPSLEIVKVPVVPRPNPLNLEMRNSSIKEKPTDCSKRSTFPGYQNVLDSRTMASNNLEITIVNPKQKNNHLSTPTHVRVSSPSRNSAIPVQRRQHLNGKYTTRSEPVSPYTPRKPSHPVIPNVPNLNHLNSGNYPRMATIQQQNTIDRRKNVEMSGGKEQHQHQQHSLQHQHHHQHQHMHQQHQQQQRRISEGDKSLIAQQQQQQQQHQPQEPRQTEAGRRHSVPSIPSGYVPTVPQNNPAFFPQLPNTPGKFLPILDPMYYSAFYNGLFPPPIPPTAATSFLPPEFSAYYKELLASSQPRLGMAGQHQPAAPTSK; encoded by the exons GACGAAGTGCTGACGATATCGGAAAAGGTGGTCGTGCGGGTTCACGATCTGGTCACCTGGTTATCGCCTACGTTGGAATGGTCGTGGGGTCGCGAGGTGTCTTATCCACCGACCCCGACGTCATCTCCGGCGAACAGTCCGCTAAGGTATGAGATACCACAACCTCAGGTGCTCACCGATCCTGGCATCGATTTCTCAGACGTCGATAAGCAACAGAAGGAATACGAAAGCAATCACAACACAAGGAAATCGGATTGTATTTCTCAAACGAAAGTGGTCGTGCTCTCGTACCCCAGGTACTGTCGATATCGAGCACTGTTGCGTAGGCTCGAAGGTGCCGAACCGTCCTGGCTTTGCTCGTCCATAGCAGCTGCACTAGGTGGATTCACCGCCACACCAGGTACGAGGGTACTCTTCTGCAGAGATACCTTCGACTACCCGGACCTTGAAACTCATGAGCTCCTCTGCAATCACCTAG cgCCGAAATTAAAAGGAAGACCGAGAAGGAAGCGTAAAAAGCGTAGCGCATCTCCGGGCGAATCGAGCAACGAGAGTGAGGCATCCGTGGCGTCTACCTCGAAGAGTGCCCCAGCGAGTTCGAACGTGGTGGTACCAAGCGTTGGAAGGCCGCCTTCGTCGGTGGTACGACGAAGCGAGCGGAAGACCACCGCCGAGGAAAAGAAATTCCTAACGGATGTGCAGAATTTCATGAACTCGCGGGGTACGCCTGTCGGAAAGATGCCACTGCTGGGCTACAGGCAGA TTGATCTCTTCCTGTTTTATACGAAAGTACAATTGCTCGGTGGCTACGATTCCGTCAGTGCTGGTCGACTCTGGAAGAACATTTACGACGACATAGGTGGTAATACAGGATCCACCAGCGCTGCGACCATCACTCGACGACATTACGAAAG GTTGCTGTTACCCTACGAGAGGTAtcaaagaggagaagaagcgAAAGTTAGACTGACACCCGGAAGGCGAAGTAAGAGTAGCAGCGTGTCCGAAGAGTCCGAAGATAATAAGCAAGAGACGAACGATTCATATCCATCGGAAACGCCTCCCCCTGTAGAAACGAATGTTACTGCTACAACTCCTCCCCTTCAATCAATTGTATCGTCGGCAGCA CCGTTCCTTTCGAGCGAAAAACCGAAGACGGAGACTGGCAAGACATCGTCTCTGCGTAGCGTAAGAGTGAAACAAGAACGcttgaaatcgttaaatactATGATTGCCAATAGTACGCCATCGCCCAGCCAGCAAACAAGCCAACTACCAAGTCCACCACCTTCTTCTAATACGTCAATTTCAACGCCGAGTAGTACACCATCTACGACACCCACGAATGGTACTGGAAATCAAAGTGTATTAGAGAGGCAGCTCAACAGTCCTCTAATATCGCAACAAGTTCCACCGTCGTGTTCACCACCGGGTCTTCCGGTAACTACAGTGGTAACGAATGCTTCTACGGTGGTAACGTTAACACCACCACCGGAGAAGGATATGAAAGAAATCAAACTAGATCCTAAACAAACCACCCTGTTGGCTCAGGGTAAGGAGAACATACCGTTGTTCGGCGAGAAGTCAATTTTCGCGGAGAAGACGATAGTGCCTCCTAGATCACCAGAAGTGATTGACCTTGAAACGGAGAGTGACACGAGTAGGGATAAGATAATCATTCCCAGTTTTAAGAAACGTAAATTGGAAATACTTCGCGAGGGTGGTCTTGAAGTTACTGCCGTTGACTTGGATACGCGACCCAGCGTGATTCAAAGTAATCCTCCTGCGCCAGCAACAATGAAATCCGAAGAAAAACCGCCAATATCGTATCCTCTTCCAGTCACACCTAATTCCATTCCTAAGTTGATTTCCGTCACCGTAACGCCGGATATAGGGCATATGTTATCGTCTCCTCAAGAGCATCaacatcatcatcatcatcaagCACGATTACAAACGCCGACCAAGCAACATCCCGCTCAtcacaataacaataataatattatgatgaataataataatatggtGAACAGCCGCGTAATAAATCTTGGTACTTCTAATAACGCCGCGTTGCTACAATTGTACGCGAATGCTAATGTTCCGCCACCAGCGTCGTCAGGGTTGCATCAAGCAAATCATCGTTTCGTACCGCCAATTGTTCCTAACGGTAGGATATTTCCGCCCAAGGTGACACAGTCAAAGTCGATATTCGCACACAACGAAAAAATGGTTTACGGAGATCCGAAAGAGATTCCTATCCCTCCAAAGTATCGTTCCACGTTGCATCGTTTGCAGCCGCATCAGATACACAATAATAACGACCCTGTGTACGGCGGGGTCCTCGACTTAACGCAAAAATCGAACAAGCCGGTGTTCCCGAGGCCGAGCTTAGAAATAGTGAAAGTACCTGTAGTGCCGAGGCCTAATCCATTAAACTTGGAGATGAGGAACTCGTCGATTAAAGAGAAACCAACAGATTGTTCGAAACGAAGTACCTTCCCTGGTTACCAGAACGTACTCGACAGTCGAACGATGGCTTCGAATAACTTAGAAATTACGATCGTAAACCCTAAGCAAAAAAATAATCACTTAAGTACACCGACGCATGTCCGGGTATCGAGTCCATCTAGAAATAGCGCGATACCTGTGCAAAGAAGGCAACACCTGAACGGCAAGTACACGACGAGGAGCGAACCAGTTTCACCGTACACACCTAGGAAGCCGAGTCATCCTGTTATACCGAATGTACCTAATCTAAATCACCTGAATAGTGGAAATTATCCTAGAATGGCAACGATTCAGCAACAGAATACGATCGATAGGAGAAAAAACGTAGAAATGAGCGGTGGTAAGGAGCAGCATCAGCATCAGCAGCATTCACTTCAACATCAGCATCATCACCAGCACCAACATATGCATCAACAACATCAACAGCAACAACGTCGAATCAGCGAGGGCGATAAATCGTTAATCGctcaacaacaacagcaacaacaacaacaccAGCCACAGGAACCGAGGCAAACCGAAGCTGGAAGACGACACAGTGTTCCGAGCATACCTTCTGGTTATGTACCTACGGTACCGCAAAACAATCCAGCTTTCTTTCCACAACTGCCAAACACGCCCGGCAAGTTCCTACCGATTTTAGACCCCATGTACTATTCCGCATTCTATAATGGTTTATTTCCCCCGCCGATTCCGCCCACGGCTGCCACGTCGTTTTTACCGCCGGAATTTAGTGCGTACTACAAAGAATTACTTGCTTCCTCGCAACCAAGACTGGGGATGGCGGGGCAGCATCAGCCAGCTGCTCCAACGTCTAAGTAG